The following are encoded together in the Bombus affinis isolate iyBomAffi1 chromosome 6, iyBomAffi1.2, whole genome shotgun sequence genome:
- the LOC126917866 gene encoding allergen Cr-PI-like isoform X2 produces the protein MRCLIVLLALVALGACGNVKQQHAADQNLLSKQQDIIQLLQKISQPIPNQELQNLGETYEIESNAHQYNNPIIVMYYAGAVKAGLVQPQGTVFTNSISQLRKEVSLLYRILLGAKDYQTFLKTAAWARVHVNEGQFVKALGGAVLTRPDTQGVILPPVYEILPQYHLDARIIQEAQNIAIQKVQEGGIQNILIPVNYSALLSQDEHQLSYFTQDVGLAAYYSYINLAGYILGEQDQQQQQQQPLTQQQYQQQIVGKYLQQGGQQDQQSTIAHGAQYLYLHQQLLAHYELNRLSNGLGPISEINYENVQALYQPHLRVLNGLEFAGRPENLQLQPQKNKLIQSVITLEQRLMNAIDSGNVITPQGAFLSLYQPQGMNILGDLIEGTGRSVNPRYYGSLQAAARKLLGNAPEAQNIWDYTPSALELGQTAVHDPAFYQLFKKVMNLYQQYQQSLPAYQYNDLVLPGVTIQNVDVSQLVTLFSDYYIDLNGVTGQSNQQQQQQQQNQQQEQQQNVKAYLKRLDHQPYQYKVMVHSEQNVPSAVVRVFLGPKYDYQGKPISISQSRHLFVQLDQFIQNLHSGQNIIIRNSQQAPGQSPDWPSTSEIQQGVNAAIRSQEPFFITEPHQIFSFPARLSLPKGQPQGFPLQFLVVISSPNPLNMPYGPVIPEQNLSYQAQQYQIVNVNQYQQLKQQGQLWQMGGGVQQNVEVLPENLANAQQQIDAVRNHYANVYTRYHGQYPNAQIQNPVGQGQDMTYSIQGVGVVNAAGVGGSQSLGLHGQHIAVQGQQQIKQQAQQIQQQIQAAAAAAAQQGQQGQHRGQGAQMIWSAQQQQQQQQQQQQKLHHGQHISSWSPSHIAQSVVQSAHQGLLSGLAGAQGLQGAQGAQGVQGAKDVAGVQGVAGVQGVAGVQGVAGVQGVAGVQGVQGVQGTQQGGIQGGVQGLSAVLQGGVSSQNWGIGQGLQGVNVPYGMQGVQGIGGVQSWPNSQVQGGISGSGIVASGQQHAGGFQGIYAQTQTVQDPSVSEYYQNKPISEIIGGAISLDGKPLGFPLERPLAPGALSVSNIFVQDVLVFHQGQPTNDITQP, from the exons ATGAGGTGTTTAATTGTCCTGTTGGCTCTCGTGGCCTTAGGGGCCTGTGGAAATGTCAAACAACAACATGCTG CTGACCAGAATCTCCTTAGCAAACAGCAAGACATCATCCAACTCCTGCAGAAGATCTCACAGCCAATCCCGAACCAAGAACTTCAGAACCTTGGTGAAACTTATGAAATTGAGAGCAATGCTCACCAGTACAACAACCCAATCATAGTAATGTACTATGCGGGTGCTGTGAAAGCTGGTTTGGTTCAACCTCAGGGTACAGTGTTCACTAATTCAATCAGCCAGCTTCGGAAAGAAGTTTCCCTACTCTACAGGATTTTATTGGGTGCCAAGGACTACCAGACTTTTCTCAAGACTGCTGCATGGGCCCGTGTTCATGTTAACGAAGGACAATTTGTTAAG GCTCTAGGTGGTGCTGTACTGACTCGCCCAGACACCCAAGGAGTCATCCTCCCACCTGTTTATGAAATCTTGCCCCAGTATCATTTGGATGCTAGAATCATCCAAGAAGCCCAAAACATTGCCATTCAAAAAGTCCAGGAAGGAGGCATTCAGAATATTCTCATCCCTGTTAACTACTCTGCACTCTTGTCTCAAGATGAACATCAACTGTCTTACTTCACTCAAGATGTTGGTCTTGCAGCATACTACTCCTATATCAACCTTGCTGGATACATTTTGGGAgaa CAGGatcaacaacaacagcaacaacagcctCTGACTCAACAACAGTATCAACAACAGATTGTAGGGAAATACTTGCAACAAGGAGGACAACAGGACCAACAAAGCACCATTGCTCATGGAGCTCAATATCTGTATCTTCACCAACAACTTTTGGCTCACTACGAACTTAACCGTCTTTCGAACGGGCTTGGTCCAATCTCTGAAATTAACTACGAAAATGTACAAGCTCTTTACCAACCACATCTTCGCGTTCTCAATGGACTTGAATTTGCTGGTCGTCCAGAGAATCTTCAACTCCAACCTCAAAAGAATAAACTCATCCAAAGTGTTATTACTCTGGAACAAAGACTGATGAATGCCATTGACTCTGGCAATGTGATCACCCCACAAGGCGCCTTCCTTTCTTTGTACCAACCACAGGGTATGAACATTCTTGGTGATTTGATTGAAGGAACTGGTAGGAGCGTCAACCCAAGATACTATGGAAGCCTCCAGGCTGCTGCTCGCAAACTCCTTGGAAATGCTCCTGAAGCTCAGAACATTTGGGACTACACACCGTCGGCTCTTGAACTTGGACAAACTGCTGTTCACGATCCGGCATTCTACCAACTGTTCAAAAAGGTCATGAACCTTTACCAACAATATCAACAGTCTTTGCCTGCCTACCAGTACAACGATCTTGTCCTTCCTGGCGTTACCATCCAGAACGTCGATGTTAGCCAGCTGGTCACTCTCTTCAGCGACTATTACATCGACCTCAACGGCGTTACTGGACAATCTaaccaacaacaacaacaacagcaacaaaatCAACAACAGGAACAACAGCAAAACGTTAAGGCTTATCTCAAAAGATTAGACCATCAACCCTACCAATACAAAGTCATGGTTCACAGTGAACAAAATGTACCAAGCGCAGTTGTTCGTGTCTTCCTTGGACCCAAATACGATTACCAAGGCAAACCAATTAGTATCTCTCAGAGTCGACACCTCTTTGTGCAACTTGACCAATTCATCCAAAACC tTCACTCTGGTCAGAACATCATCATTAGGAACTCCCAGCAAGCTCCTGGACAGAGCCCTGACTGGCCATCTACTTCTGAAATTCAACAAGGTGTTAATGCTGCTATCCGATCTCAGGAACCATTCTTCATTACTGAG CCACACCAAATCTTCAGTTTCCCGGCTAGGTTGTCTCTTCCCAAAGGTCAACCACAAGGTTTCCCACTTCAGTTTCTCGTTGTAATCTCTTCTCCAAACCCACTTAATATGCCATACGGACCAGTAATCCCCGAACAAAACCTGTCCTACCAAGCCCAACAATACCAAATCGTGAATGTCAACCAATACCAACAATTGAAACAACAAGGACAACTTTGGCAAATGGGCGGTGGAGTTCAACAAAACGTTGAGGTTCTTCCCGAAAACTTGGCCAATGCTCAGCAGCAAATAGATG CTGTCAGGAATCACTATGCCAATGTCTACACCAGATACCACGGACAATATCCCAATGCTCAAATCCAGAACCCTGTTGGCCAAGGACAAGACATGACATACAGTATTCAAGGAGTTGGAGTTGTTAACGCTGCTGGTGTTGGTGGTTCACAATCCTTAGGATTACACGGACAACATATCGCAGTTCAAGGTCAACAACAAATAAAACAACAAGCTCAACAGATCCAACAACAAATAcaagcagcagcagcagcagcagctcAACAAGGACAACAGGGGCAACATCGGGGCCAGGGTGCTCAAATGATTTGGAGtgcacaacaacaacaacaacaacagcaacaacaacaacaaaaattGCATCACGGACAACATATTAGCAGCTGGTCTCCATCTCACATTGCTCAATCTGTCGTCCAATCTGCACATCAAGGATTGCTATCTGGTCTGGCTGGTGCACAAGGTCTCCAGGGTGCACAAGGTGCACAAGGTGTTCAAGGTGCCAAAGATGTAGCTGGTGTCCAAGGTGTAGCTGGTGTCCAAGGTGTAGCTGGCGTCCAAGGTGTAGCTGGCGTCCAAG GTGTAGCTGGCGTCCAAGGTGTTCAAGGAGTCCAGGGTACACAACAAGGTGGAATTCAAGGCGGAGTACAAGGCCTGTCTGCTGTCCTGCAAGGAGGAGTATCATCACAAAATTGGGGAATCGGACAAGGTTTACAAGGAGTGAATGTTCCGTATGGCATGCAAGGAGTCCAAGGTATCGGAGGAGTTCAATCTTGGCCAAACTCTCAAGTCCAAGGTGGAATCTCAGGAAGTGGCATTGTCGCCAGCGGACAACAACACGCTGGTGGCTTCCAAGGAATCTACGCACAAACACAAACTGTTCAGGACCCATCTGTCAGCGAATACTACCAGAACAAACCAATCTCTGAAATCATTGGTGGTGCCATCTCCCTTGATGGTAAACCTCTCGGCTTCCCTCTGGAAAGACCGTTGGCTCCTGGTGCTCTCAGCGTTTCCAACATCTTCGTGCAAGACGTTCTCGTCTTCCACCAAGGTCAACCCACCAACGACATCACTCAGCCATAA
- the LOC126917870 gene encoding troponin C isoform X1: MEEDEQKMAVMRKAFQMFDTTKSGFIDTLKISTILNTMGQLFDDADLNAIIAENDPEGTGKVNFDGFCRIAGRFLEEEDAEAMQEELKEAFRLYDREGNGYITTATLKEILAALDDKLTSADLDGIIAEIDTDGSGTVDFDEFMEMMTGE; the protein is encoded by the exons ATG GAGGAAGATGAGCAAAAAATGGCTGTGATGCGAAAAGCGTTCCAAATGTTCGATACGACGAAAAGCGGCTTCATCGACACGCTGAAGATTTCAACGATATTGAACACAATGGGTCAACTATTCGATGATGCAGATTTGAACGCTATCATCGCGGAGAACGATCCGGAAGGGACTGGTAAGGTGAACTTTGATGGATTCTGCAGAATTGCTGGTCGATTCTTAGAAGAAGAAGATGCCGAGGCGATGCAGGAAGAATTGAAAGAAGCCTTCCGTTTGTACGATCGCGAAGGAAATGGATACATCACAACGGCTACGTTAAAGGAAATTCTTGCTGCTCTGGATGACAAACTCACTAGCGCGGACTTAGATGGTATAATTGCTGAAATTGATACTGATGGATCGGGCACAGTTGATTTCGATG aatTCATGGAGATGATGACTGGTGAATAA
- the LOC126917870 gene encoding troponin C isoform X2 gives MAVMRKAFQMFDTTKSGFIDTLKISTILNTMGQLFDDADLNAIIAENDPEGTGKVNFDGFCRIAGRFLEEEDAEAMQEELKEAFRLYDREGNGYITTATLKEILAALDDKLTSADLDGIIAEIDTDGSGTVDFDEFMEMMTGE, from the exons ATGGCTGTGATGCGAAAAGCGTTCCAAATGTTCGATACGACGAAAAGCGGCTTCATCGACACGCTGAAGATTTCAACGATATTGAACACAATGGGTCAACTATTCGATGATGCAGATTTGAACGCTATCATCGCGGAGAACGATCCGGAAGGGACTGGTAAGGTGAACTTTGATGGATTCTGCAGAATTGCTGGTCGATTCTTAGAAGAAGAAGATGCCGAGGCGATGCAGGAAGAATTGAAAGAAGCCTTCCGTTTGTACGATCGCGAAGGAAATGGATACATCACAACGGCTACGTTAAAGGAAATTCTTGCTGCTCTGGATGACAAACTCACTAGCGCGGACTTAGATGGTATAATTGCTGAAATTGATACTGATGGATCGGGCACAGTTGATTTCGATG aatTCATGGAGATGATGACTGGTGAATAA
- the LOC126917866 gene encoding allergen Cr-PI-like isoform X1: MRCLIVLLALVALGACGNVKQQHAADQNLLSKQQDIIQLLQKISQPIPNQELQNLGETYEIESNAHQYNNPIIVMYYAGAVKAGLVQPQGTVFTNSISQLRKEVSLLYRILLGAKDYQTFLKTAAWARVHVNEGQFVKALGGAVLTRPDTQGVILPPVYEILPQYHLDARIIQEAQNIAIQKVQEGGIQNILIPVNYSALLSQDEHQLSYFTQDVGLAAYYSYINLAGYILGEQDQQQQQQQPLTQQQYQQQIVGKYLQQGGQQDQQSTIAHGAQYLYLHQQLLAHYELNRLSNGLGPISEINYENVQALYQPHLRVLNGLEFAGRPENLQLQPQKNKLIQSVITLEQRLMNAIDSGNVITPQGAFLSLYQPQGMNILGDLIEGTGRSVNPRYYGSLQAAARKLLGNAPEAQNIWDYTPSALELGQTAVHDPAFYQLFKKVMNLYQQYQQSLPAYQYNDLVLPGVTIQNVDVSQLVTLFSDYYIDLNGVTGQSNQQQQQQQQNQQQEQQQNVKAYLKRLDHQPYQYKVMVHSEQNVPSAVVRVFLGPKYDYQGKPISISQSRHLFVQLDQFIQNLHSGQNIIIRNSQQAPGQSPDWPSTSEIQQGVNAAIRSQEPFFITEPHQIFSFPARLSLPKGQPQGFPLQFLVVISSPNPLNMPYGPVIPEQNLSYQAQQYQIVNVNQYQQLKQQGQLWQMGGGVQQNVEVLPENLANAQQQIDAVRNHYANVYTRYHGQYPNAQIQNPVGQGQDMTYSIQGVGVVNAAGVGGSQSLGLHGQHIAVQGQQQIKQQAQQIQQQIQAAAAAAAQQGQQGQHRGQGAQMIWSAQQQQQQQQQQQQKLHHGQHISSWSPSHIAQSVVQSAHQGLLSGLAGAQGLQGAQGAQGVQGAKDVAGVQGVAGVQGVAGVQGVAGVQGVASVQGVAGVQGVQGVQSVAGVQGVAGVQGVQGVQGTQQGGIQGGVQGLSAVLQGGVSSQNWGIGQGLQGVNVPYGMQGVQGIGGVQSWPNSQVQGGISGSGIVASGQQHAGGFQGIYAQTQTVQDPSVSEYYQNKPISEIIGGAISLDGKPLGFPLERPLAPGALSVSNIFVQDVLVFHQGQPTNDITQP; the protein is encoded by the exons ATGAGGTGTTTAATTGTCCTGTTGGCTCTCGTGGCCTTAGGGGCCTGTGGAAATGTCAAACAACAACATGCTG CTGACCAGAATCTCCTTAGCAAACAGCAAGACATCATCCAACTCCTGCAGAAGATCTCACAGCCAATCCCGAACCAAGAACTTCAGAACCTTGGTGAAACTTATGAAATTGAGAGCAATGCTCACCAGTACAACAACCCAATCATAGTAATGTACTATGCGGGTGCTGTGAAAGCTGGTTTGGTTCAACCTCAGGGTACAGTGTTCACTAATTCAATCAGCCAGCTTCGGAAAGAAGTTTCCCTACTCTACAGGATTTTATTGGGTGCCAAGGACTACCAGACTTTTCTCAAGACTGCTGCATGGGCCCGTGTTCATGTTAACGAAGGACAATTTGTTAAG GCTCTAGGTGGTGCTGTACTGACTCGCCCAGACACCCAAGGAGTCATCCTCCCACCTGTTTATGAAATCTTGCCCCAGTATCATTTGGATGCTAGAATCATCCAAGAAGCCCAAAACATTGCCATTCAAAAAGTCCAGGAAGGAGGCATTCAGAATATTCTCATCCCTGTTAACTACTCTGCACTCTTGTCTCAAGATGAACATCAACTGTCTTACTTCACTCAAGATGTTGGTCTTGCAGCATACTACTCCTATATCAACCTTGCTGGATACATTTTGGGAgaa CAGGatcaacaacaacagcaacaacagcctCTGACTCAACAACAGTATCAACAACAGATTGTAGGGAAATACTTGCAACAAGGAGGACAACAGGACCAACAAAGCACCATTGCTCATGGAGCTCAATATCTGTATCTTCACCAACAACTTTTGGCTCACTACGAACTTAACCGTCTTTCGAACGGGCTTGGTCCAATCTCTGAAATTAACTACGAAAATGTACAAGCTCTTTACCAACCACATCTTCGCGTTCTCAATGGACTTGAATTTGCTGGTCGTCCAGAGAATCTTCAACTCCAACCTCAAAAGAATAAACTCATCCAAAGTGTTATTACTCTGGAACAAAGACTGATGAATGCCATTGACTCTGGCAATGTGATCACCCCACAAGGCGCCTTCCTTTCTTTGTACCAACCACAGGGTATGAACATTCTTGGTGATTTGATTGAAGGAACTGGTAGGAGCGTCAACCCAAGATACTATGGAAGCCTCCAGGCTGCTGCTCGCAAACTCCTTGGAAATGCTCCTGAAGCTCAGAACATTTGGGACTACACACCGTCGGCTCTTGAACTTGGACAAACTGCTGTTCACGATCCGGCATTCTACCAACTGTTCAAAAAGGTCATGAACCTTTACCAACAATATCAACAGTCTTTGCCTGCCTACCAGTACAACGATCTTGTCCTTCCTGGCGTTACCATCCAGAACGTCGATGTTAGCCAGCTGGTCACTCTCTTCAGCGACTATTACATCGACCTCAACGGCGTTACTGGACAATCTaaccaacaacaacaacaacagcaacaaaatCAACAACAGGAACAACAGCAAAACGTTAAGGCTTATCTCAAAAGATTAGACCATCAACCCTACCAATACAAAGTCATGGTTCACAGTGAACAAAATGTACCAAGCGCAGTTGTTCGTGTCTTCCTTGGACCCAAATACGATTACCAAGGCAAACCAATTAGTATCTCTCAGAGTCGACACCTCTTTGTGCAACTTGACCAATTCATCCAAAACC tTCACTCTGGTCAGAACATCATCATTAGGAACTCCCAGCAAGCTCCTGGACAGAGCCCTGACTGGCCATCTACTTCTGAAATTCAACAAGGTGTTAATGCTGCTATCCGATCTCAGGAACCATTCTTCATTACTGAG CCACACCAAATCTTCAGTTTCCCGGCTAGGTTGTCTCTTCCCAAAGGTCAACCACAAGGTTTCCCACTTCAGTTTCTCGTTGTAATCTCTTCTCCAAACCCACTTAATATGCCATACGGACCAGTAATCCCCGAACAAAACCTGTCCTACCAAGCCCAACAATACCAAATCGTGAATGTCAACCAATACCAACAATTGAAACAACAAGGACAACTTTGGCAAATGGGCGGTGGAGTTCAACAAAACGTTGAGGTTCTTCCCGAAAACTTGGCCAATGCTCAGCAGCAAATAGATG CTGTCAGGAATCACTATGCCAATGTCTACACCAGATACCACGGACAATATCCCAATGCTCAAATCCAGAACCCTGTTGGCCAAGGACAAGACATGACATACAGTATTCAAGGAGTTGGAGTTGTTAACGCTGCTGGTGTTGGTGGTTCACAATCCTTAGGATTACACGGACAACATATCGCAGTTCAAGGTCAACAACAAATAAAACAACAAGCTCAACAGATCCAACAACAAATAcaagcagcagcagcagcagcagctcAACAAGGACAACAGGGGCAACATCGGGGCCAGGGTGCTCAAATGATTTGGAGtgcacaacaacaacaacaacaacagcaacaacaacaacaaaaattGCATCACGGACAACATATTAGCAGCTGGTCTCCATCTCACATTGCTCAATCTGTCGTCCAATCTGCACATCAAGGATTGCTATCTGGTCTGGCTGGTGCACAAGGTCTCCAGGGTGCACAAGGTGCACAAGGTGTTCAAGGTGCCAAAGATGTAGCTGGTGTCCAAGGTGTAGCTGGTGTCCAAGGTGTAGCTGGCGTCCAAGGTGTAGCTGGCGTCCAAGGTGTAGCTAGCGTTCAAGGTGTAGCTGGTGTCCAAGGTGTTCAAGGAGTCCAAAGTGTAGCTGGCGTTCAAGGTGTAGCTGGCGTCCAAGGTGTTCAAGGAGTCCAGGGTACACAACAAGGTGGAATTCAAGGCGGAGTACAAGGCCTGTCTGCTGTCCTGCAAGGAGGAGTATCATCACAAAATTGGGGAATCGGACAAGGTTTACAAGGAGTGAATGTTCCGTATGGCATGCAAGGAGTCCAAGGTATCGGAGGAGTTCAATCTTGGCCAAACTCTCAAGTCCAAGGTGGAATCTCAGGAAGTGGCATTGTCGCCAGCGGACAACAACACGCTGGTGGCTTCCAAGGAATCTACGCACAAACACAAACTGTTCAGGACCCATCTGTCAGCGAATACTACCAGAACAAACCAATCTCTGAAATCATTGGTGGTGCCATCTCCCTTGATGGTAAACCTCTCGGCTTCCCTCTGGAAAGACCGTTGGCTCCTGGTGCTCTCAGCGTTTCCAACATCTTCGTGCAAGACGTTCTCGTCTTCCACCAAGGTCAACCCACCAACGACATCACTCAGCCATAA